One Mycobacteroides salmoniphilum DNA segment encodes these proteins:
- a CDS encoding beta-ketoacyl-ACP synthase III, with the protein MTDIAENTGVNKIGLLSLGAYRPERVVTNEEICEHIESSDEWIYTRTGIKSRRFAADDESAQTLSIEAGRKAIANALLTGAEIDAVIVATSTHYLQTPASAPAVATALGAQGVPAFDLSAGCAGFGYAVGVAGDMIRGGSASKVLVIGSEKLSPALDMTDRGNCFIFGDGAGAVVVGETAEQGIGPTVWGSDGSQANAIRQDIDWMDFAAAPDPEGPRPYLRIEGTSVFRWAAFEMGKVGQRALEAAKVGPEDIDVFVPHQANSRINELLAKNLHLRSDAVIANDIEHTGNTSAASVPLAMEGLLSTGAAKPGDLALLIGYGAGLSYAAQVVRMPPVPFE; encoded by the coding sequence ATGACCGACATCGCGGAGAACACCGGCGTCAACAAGATCGGCCTGCTCAGCCTGGGGGCGTACCGCCCCGAACGCGTCGTCACCAATGAAGAGATCTGCGAGCACATCGAGTCCTCGGACGAGTGGATCTATACCCGCACCGGGATCAAGTCCCGCCGGTTTGCCGCCGACGATGAATCCGCCCAAACCCTGTCCATCGAGGCCGGACGTAAGGCCATCGCCAACGCCCTGTTGACCGGCGCCGAAATCGACGCCGTCATCGTCGCCACCAGCACCCACTACTTGCAGACGCCTGCATCCGCCCCGGCCGTCGCCACCGCACTGGGGGCCCAGGGTGTCCCGGCGTTCGACCTGTCCGCGGGCTGCGCCGGGTTCGGGTACGCGGTGGGCGTGGCAGGCGACATGATCCGCGGTGGCAGCGCCAGCAAGGTGCTGGTCATTGGCTCGGAAAAGCTCTCCCCCGCACTGGATATGACCGACCGGGGCAACTGTTTCATCTTCGGCGACGGGGCCGGTGCGGTTGTCGTCGGCGAGACCGCCGAACAGGGCATCGGACCCACGGTGTGGGGCAGCGACGGCAGCCAGGCCAACGCCATTCGTCAGGATATCGACTGGATGGACTTCGCGGCGGCACCCGACCCGGAGGGCCCGCGCCCCTATCTGCGCATCGAGGGAACCTCGGTGTTCCGTTGGGCCGCATTCGAAATGGGCAAGGTGGGTCAGCGCGCCCTGGAAGCAGCCAAGGTGGGCCCGGAGGATATCGACGTCTTCGTCCCGCACCAGGCCAATAGCCGGATCAACGAGTTGCTCGCCAAGAACCTGCATCTGCGTTCGGATGCGGTGATCGCCAATGACATCGAGCACACCGGCAACACCTCTGCCGCGTCGGTTCCGCTGGCCATGGAGGGCCTGCTGTCGACCGGAGCCGCCAAGCCCGGCGACCTGGCCCTGCTCATCGGATACGGCGCCGGACTGAGCTACGCCGCCCAGGTGGTCAGGATGCCACCCGTGCCATTTGAGTAG
- the pth gene encoding aminoacyl-tRNA hydrolase, with protein sequence MPDISDDAVLVVGLGNPGPTYAKTRHNLGFMVADLLAAKDGATFKPHKKSGAEATTIRLGGRAVNLAKPRTFMNTSGPQVAALANFFSVPPGNVIVVHDELDLDFGTVRLKLGGGEGGHNGLRSVSQSLGTKDYLRVRLGVGRPPGRKDPATFVLENFAKTETEQVPLLCEQGVDATDLLIRLGLEAAQNQVHAWT encoded by the coding sequence GTGCCCGACATATCCGACGATGCCGTACTGGTGGTCGGCCTGGGCAACCCCGGGCCGACCTACGCCAAGACCCGGCACAACCTCGGATTCATGGTCGCCGACCTGCTGGCGGCCAAGGACGGCGCAACATTCAAGCCGCACAAGAAGTCCGGCGCCGAGGCGACAACGATTCGTCTCGGCGGCCGGGCCGTGAATCTGGCCAAGCCGCGCACATTCATGAACACCTCCGGCCCGCAGGTGGCCGCGCTGGCCAACTTCTTTTCGGTTCCCCCGGGGAACGTCATCGTGGTACACGACGAACTCGATCTCGATTTCGGCACCGTGCGGCTCAAGCTCGGCGGCGGAGAAGGCGGCCACAATGGGCTGCGTTCGGTGTCCCAGTCGCTGGGTACCAAGGACTATCTGCGCGTTCGCCTGGGTGTCGGGCGCCCTCCCGGCCGCAAGGATCCGGCCACGTTCGTGCTGGAGAATTTCGCCAAGACCGAGACCGAACAGGTTCCTCTCCTGTGTGAGCAGGGTGTCGATGCCACCGACCTCCTGATCCGCCTGGGCCTGGAGGCGGCACAGAATCAGGTGCATGCCTGGACCTAG
- a CDS encoding 50S ribosomal protein L25/general stress protein Ctc yields the protein MSKKNSPTSNKITVTVRTDTGKGASRRARRDGLVPAVLYGHGTTPEHLNLPARDFAAVLRHTGTNAILTLDIEGREQLALTKTIEIHPLRRNLVHADLLVVRKGEKVTVEVNVHVEGDAESGTLVTQDANTLEIEAEALSIPEFLTVSVEGLAAGTQITAGSIELPKGSTLVSDPETLVVNVVAAPTASEMDAEGGGGEGAEAPAEDEAAEGSTEE from the coding sequence ATGTCCAAGAAGAACAGCCCCACCAGCAACAAGATCACCGTCACGGTCCGCACGGACACCGGCAAGGGCGCCTCGCGCCGCGCACGCCGCGACGGCCTGGTTCCCGCGGTCCTGTACGGCCACGGCACCACCCCCGAGCACCTGAACCTGCCGGCCCGCGATTTCGCGGCCGTGCTGCGCCACACCGGCACCAACGCGATCCTGACCTTGGACATCGAGGGGCGCGAGCAGCTGGCCCTCACCAAGACCATCGAGATCCACCCCCTCCGCCGCAACCTGGTGCACGCCGATCTGCTGGTCGTGCGCAAGGGCGAGAAGGTCACCGTTGAGGTGAACGTCCACGTCGAGGGAGACGCCGAGAGCGGCACCCTGGTGACCCAGGACGCCAACACCCTGGAGATCGAGGCCGAGGCGCTGTCCATCCCCGAGTTCCTCACCGTGTCGGTTGAGGGCCTTGCCGCGGGCACCCAGATCACCGCCGGATCCATCGAGCTGCCTAAGGGCTCCACCTTGGTCTCCGATCCCGAGACCCTGGTCGTCAACGTCGTCGCGGCACCGACCGCCAGCGAGATGGATGCCGAGGGTGGCGGCGGCGAAGGTGCCGAGGCGCCCGCCGAGGACGAGGCCGCCGAGGGCTCCACGGAAGAGTAG
- a CDS encoding oxidoreductase, with protein sequence MTKSTTRWTARELPSFEGRTVIITGANSGLGLETARELARVGAHVVMAVRNTEKGKAAQATITGSTEVRQIDVANLASVRAFADTVEAADILVNNAGIMMVPQAKTVDGFESQIGTNHLGAFALTNLLLPKITDRVIAVASVAHRAGKINLADLNYERRGYTRAGAYGASKLANLLFTKELQRRLSAAGSSVRALTVHPGVAATELQSHSGNPVFEIALKTGNLFAQDAAHGALPALYAASQDLPGDTYIGPDGPFEAKGYPKPVGRSRRAKDAESAKGLWELSEQLTGVSFTL encoded by the coding sequence GTGACCAAGTCGACTACCCGATGGACCGCCAGGGAGCTGCCGTCATTCGAAGGCCGCACCGTCATCATCACCGGAGCCAACAGTGGACTCGGCCTGGAGACCGCGCGCGAGCTGGCCCGTGTGGGCGCCCATGTCGTCATGGCCGTACGCAACACCGAGAAGGGCAAGGCCGCCCAAGCAACCATCACCGGAAGCACCGAGGTACGCCAGATCGACGTGGCCAACCTGGCTTCGGTGCGCGCCTTCGCCGACACCGTCGAGGCCGCCGACATCCTGGTGAACAACGCCGGCATCATGATGGTGCCGCAGGCCAAGACCGTCGATGGCTTCGAAAGCCAAATCGGCACAAACCATCTCGGCGCCTTCGCACTCACCAACCTGCTGCTGCCCAAGATCACCGACCGGGTGATCGCGGTGGCATCCGTCGCGCATCGCGCTGGGAAGATCAACCTCGCCGACCTCAACTACGAGCGCCGCGGGTACACCCGCGCGGGCGCGTACGGCGCATCCAAACTCGCCAATCTGCTGTTCACCAAGGAGCTGCAGCGCCGCCTGAGCGCGGCCGGATCATCGGTCCGCGCGCTGACCGTCCATCCGGGTGTGGCCGCCACCGAACTGCAGTCGCACAGCGGGAACCCGGTCTTCGAGATCGCGCTGAAGACCGGCAACCTCTTCGCGCAGGACGCCGCACACGGCGCCCTGCCGGCGCTGTACGCCGCATCCCAGGACCTGCCGGGTGACACCTACATCGGGCCGGACGGGCCGTTCGAGGCCAAGGGCTACCCCAAGCCGGTGGGCCGCAGCCGCAGAGCCAAGGACGCCGAGAGCGCGAAGGGTCTATGGGAGCTGTCCGAGCAGCTCACCGGGGTTTCCTTTACGCTTTGA
- a CDS encoding erythromycin esterase family protein — protein sequence MAKADTVEGVTFEADVDAFLSGVSTPPRLLGLGEPTHGPQEFGYLRNRLLRHLVAERGFRSVALESDAVAGFAVDRYVTAGEGTLDDVLDAGFSHGFGAYPASRELVEWLRDWNSGRSPGEQVRFYGFDATTEMMASPSPRDTLLAVHRYLSAGGVALPYSEDVIADLVGEDAAWSHPEAMFDAAASIGRSAPARALRLIADELMIALAMHAPALRASTSPRQFWRMRTVARAAVSLLRAHFAMADPGPSRMSTMLGVRDALMAENLEAIAEAEIDRGPTLVFAHNEHLQRHQSTVSMGPAQSSWWCAGALIASAGRVPYAVIAGDFGTHEAKDVGVPHAATLHGWMWSWDSDRILFPVTEIPDGLSPRQDVPPQSGCYPIDPAHLEGVDAIAFIRSL from the coding sequence ATGGCCAAGGCCGATACCGTCGAGGGCGTGACTTTTGAGGCAGACGTCGACGCCTTCCTTTCGGGCGTGAGCACACCACCCCGCCTGCTCGGCTTGGGAGAACCCACCCATGGGCCGCAGGAGTTCGGGTATCTGCGCAATCGGCTGCTTCGTCACCTTGTGGCCGAGCGCGGCTTCCGGTCGGTCGCGCTGGAGAGCGACGCCGTGGCCGGGTTCGCCGTCGACCGGTATGTGACGGCGGGGGAGGGGACTCTCGACGACGTGCTCGATGCCGGGTTCAGCCACGGGTTCGGTGCTTACCCGGCCAGCCGTGAGCTCGTCGAGTGGCTGCGCGACTGGAACAGCGGTCGGAGCCCCGGCGAGCAGGTGCGGTTTTACGGTTTTGACGCGACCACCGAGATGATGGCCTCGCCGAGCCCACGCGACACCCTCCTTGCGGTGCACAGGTATCTGTCGGCGGGTGGTGTCGCCCTGCCGTATTCGGAGGACGTGATCGCCGATCTGGTGGGCGAGGATGCCGCGTGGTCTCATCCGGAGGCCATGTTCGATGCCGCCGCCTCGATCGGACGATCGGCTCCGGCACGCGCATTGCGGCTGATCGCCGATGAACTCATGATCGCATTGGCGATGCATGCCCCCGCGTTGCGTGCCTCAACCTCCCCGCGGCAGTTCTGGAGGATGCGCACCGTCGCCCGTGCGGCAGTGAGCCTGCTGCGGGCACATTTCGCGATGGCCGATCCTGGTCCGTCCCGCATGTCCACCATGTTGGGTGTCCGGGATGCGCTCATGGCCGAGAACCTGGAGGCCATCGCCGAGGCCGAAATAGATAGGGGCCCAACATTGGTGTTCGCCCACAACGAGCACCTACAGCGACATCAGAGCACGGTGTCCATGGGCCCTGCGCAATCGAGTTGGTGGTGTGCCGGCGCACTGATCGCCTCGGCCGGTCGCGTCCCGTATGCGGTCATCGCGGGCGATTTCGGCACCCATGAGGCCAAGGACGTCGGTGTGCCGCACGCCGCCACCTTGCACGGATGGATGTGGAGCTGGGACTCCGACCGAATCCTCTTTCCCGTCACCGAGATTCCCGACGGATTGTCGCCCCGGCAGGACGTGCCGCCGCAGTCCGGCTGTTACCCGATCGATCCCGCCCACCTGGAGGGCGTGGACGCCATCGCGTTCATTCGTAGCCTTTAG
- a CDS encoding LpqN/LpqT family lipoprotein, with translation MMALATAGCDSKQPEPQAVSSHSSTSSSSASNSPTSGSTASSSTAPPTSAPLSMNEYLQSVGVTVVPVSPESPANVRVEVPLPDGWENLGSLDPAYLISDKPSAADQGRTPSAVIYLIKLDGPLDARKAITEHGFSDAQNTQNFQKITSSLDDFQGYPSAAIEGTYDNQNVRVHAWNRDVIVPDGPLNYLVQLTVTTTEAQAAALSKDVATLTEGLRITKR, from the coding sequence CTGATGGCGCTCGCGACGGCCGGATGCGACTCGAAACAACCAGAACCACAAGCCGTTTCATCACATAGCTCGACATCAAGCAGCTCAGCATCGAATAGCCCGACTTCGGGCAGTACGGCATCGAGTAGCACAGCACCTCCTACCAGCGCGCCGCTCTCGATGAACGAGTACCTGCAAAGCGTCGGCGTCACGGTCGTCCCGGTGTCGCCGGAGAGTCCGGCGAACGTGCGCGTCGAGGTGCCGCTGCCCGACGGCTGGGAGAATCTGGGCTCACTCGATCCCGCCTATCTGATCAGCGACAAACCCAGCGCGGCCGATCAGGGCCGAACACCGAGCGCGGTGATCTACCTCATCAAGCTGGACGGTCCCCTGGATGCGCGCAAGGCGATCACCGAACACGGGTTCTCCGACGCGCAGAACACCCAGAACTTTCAGAAGATCACCTCATCCCTGGACGACTTCCAGGGATATCCGTCGGCCGCCATCGAGGGCACCTACGACAACCAGAACGTTCGGGTGCACGCCTGGAACCGGGACGTCATCGTGCCGGACGGGCCGCTGAACTACCTGGTGCAGCTCACGGTGACGACCACCGAAGCGCAGGCCGCGGCACTGTCCAAGGATGTCGCCACCCTCACCGAAGGCCTGAGGATCACGAAGCGCTAA
- a CDS encoding ribose-phosphate diphosphokinase — MSTDWTDNRKNLMLFSGRAHPELAEQVAKELDVEVTAQTARDFANGEIFVRFEESVRGCDAFVLQSHPAPLNTWLMEQLIMIDALKRGSAKRITAILPFYPYARQDKKHRGREPISARLVADLYKTAGADRIVTVDLHTDQIQGFFDGPVDHMRAQSLLCGYIAEHYVSNGEDVVVVSPDSGRVRVAEKWADSLGGVPLAFIHKTRDPRVPNQVKANRVVGDVTGKTCVITDDMIDTGGTIAGAVGLLHEAGAKDVVIAATHGVLSDPAAERLANCGAREVLVTNTLPIGEEKRFPQLTVLSIAPLLASTIREVFENGSVTGLFDGNA; from the coding sequence GTGAGCACCGACTGGACGGACAACCGCAAGAATCTGATGCTGTTCTCGGGTCGCGCGCACCCTGAACTGGCCGAACAGGTCGCCAAGGAACTCGATGTCGAGGTGACCGCTCAGACCGCCCGTGATTTCGCCAATGGCGAGATCTTCGTGCGGTTCGAGGAGTCAGTGCGCGGCTGCGATGCGTTCGTCCTGCAATCGCATCCGGCACCGCTGAACACCTGGCTGATGGAACAGCTGATCATGATCGATGCGCTCAAGCGCGGCAGCGCCAAGCGGATCACCGCGATCCTGCCGTTCTACCCCTATGCGCGCCAAGACAAGAAGCACCGCGGCCGCGAGCCGATCTCGGCGCGTCTGGTGGCGGACCTGTACAAGACCGCGGGCGCCGATCGCATCGTCACGGTGGACCTGCACACCGACCAGATCCAGGGCTTCTTCGACGGACCGGTGGATCACATGCGCGCCCAGTCGCTGCTGTGCGGATACATCGCCGAGCACTACGTGAGCAATGGCGAGGACGTAGTCGTCGTGTCGCCAGACTCCGGGCGCGTGCGCGTCGCCGAGAAGTGGGCCGACTCGCTGGGTGGTGTGCCGCTCGCCTTTATTCATAAGACCCGTGACCCGCGAGTGCCCAACCAGGTCAAGGCCAACCGCGTCGTCGGTGACGTCACCGGCAAGACCTGCGTCATCACCGACGACATGATCGACACCGGTGGCACCATCGCCGGGGCGGTCGGGCTGCTCCACGAGGCCGGCGCCAAGGACGTCGTGATCGCCGCCACCCACGGCGTGCTGTCCGACCCCGCCGCCGAGCGTCTGGCCAACTGCGGCGCCCGCGAAGTGCTGGTCACCAACACGCTGCCCATCGGCGAGGAGAAGCGCTTTCCGCAGTTGACAGTCCTGTCGATCGCACCTCTGCTGGCCAGCACCATCCGCGAAGTATTCGAAAATGGTTCGGTAACAGGACTTTTCGACGGGAATGCGTAG
- the glmU gene encoding bifunctional UDP-N-acetylglucosamine diphosphorylase/glucosamine-1-phosphate N-acetyltransferase GlmU, with protein MPGNSAGTAVIVLAAGAGTRMCSDIPKVLHTLGGRSMLAHSVHAAASVNPDHLVIVLGHDRERIATAVDILAESLHREIGVAVQEQQLGTGHAVACGLQALPADFTGTVVVTSGDIPLLDGDTLAGLINRHTSEPAAATLLTTTLADPTGYGRILRTQDREVIAIVEQTDATDSQRAIGEVNAGVYAFDIGPLHAALSQLRSNNAQHELYLTDAVSIIRQSGKVVHANHVDDSALVAGVNDRVQLSELGAELNRRIIRFHQRAGVTIVDPSSTWIDVDVRIGQDATIAPGTQLHSQTVIGSHCHIGPDTTLIDVTVGDSATVIRTHGQGSTIGARSVIGPFTYLRPGTVTGESAKLGAFVEVKNSTVGRGTKVPHLTYVGDADIGEHSNIGASSVFVNYDGETKRRTVIGSYVKTGSDTMFVAPVNVGDGAYTGAGTVVREDVPPGALAVSAGPQRNIEGWVAQKRPGSDAAKAAEEASKHP; from the coding sequence ATGCCAGGCAATTCCGCTGGGACTGCAGTAATCGTGCTGGCCGCGGGTGCCGGTACCCGCATGTGTTCGGACATCCCCAAGGTGCTGCATACCCTCGGCGGTCGCTCGATGCTGGCGCACTCGGTACATGCCGCGGCCAGCGTCAATCCCGACCACTTGGTGATCGTGCTGGGACACGACCGCGAACGCATTGCCACCGCGGTCGATATCCTCGCCGAGTCGCTGCATCGCGAGATCGGCGTTGCCGTGCAGGAACAGCAACTCGGCACCGGGCACGCCGTGGCGTGCGGTCTGCAGGCGCTGCCCGCGGACTTCACCGGCACCGTCGTGGTCACCTCTGGCGATATCCCGTTGCTCGACGGGGACACCCTCGCGGGGCTGATCAACCGGCACACGTCCGAACCCGCCGCCGCCACCCTGCTGACCACCACCCTGGCCGACCCCACCGGCTACGGACGCATCCTGCGCACACAGGACCGCGAGGTCATCGCGATCGTCGAACAGACCGACGCCACCGACAGCCAACGCGCCATCGGTGAGGTCAATGCAGGCGTGTACGCCTTCGACATCGGGCCGCTGCATGCCGCGCTGTCTCAGCTGCGCTCGAACAACGCGCAACACGAGCTGTATCTCACCGATGCCGTGTCGATTATCCGCCAGAGCGGAAAAGTGGTGCACGCCAACCATGTTGACGACAGCGCACTGGTGGCCGGCGTCAACGATCGCGTGCAGCTGTCCGAACTGGGCGCCGAGCTGAATCGGCGAATCATCCGCTTCCACCAGCGCGCCGGCGTCACCATCGTCGACCCGTCGAGCACCTGGATCGATGTCGACGTCCGGATCGGTCAGGACGCAACCATCGCACCCGGAACTCAACTGCACTCACAGACCGTCATCGGCAGCCACTGCCACATCGGCCCCGACACCACCCTCATCGACGTCACGGTCGGCGACTCCGCCACCGTCATCCGCACCCACGGCCAGGGCTCCACCATCGGTGCGCGATCGGTCATCGGGCCGTTCACGTACCTGCGTCCGGGCACGGTGACCGGCGAAAGCGCCAAGCTGGGCGCATTTGTGGAGGTCAAGAATTCCACCGTGGGCCGTGGCACCAAAGTGCCGCATCTGACTTATGTGGGCGATGCCGACATAGGCGAGCACAGCAACATCGGAGCATCCAGCGTTTTCGTCAACTATGACGGAGAAACCAAGCGGCGCACCGTGATTGGCTCGTACGTGAAGACGGGTTCGGACACTATGTTCGTGGCCCCGGTGAACGTCGGTGATGGGGCGTACACCGGCGCCGGAACGGTCGTCCGCGAGGACGTGCCGCCGGGCGCGCTGGCCGTGTCGGCCGGTCCGCAGCGCAATATCGAAGGCTGGGTAGCGCAGAAGCGCCCGGGAAGCGACGCGGCCAAGGCCGCCGAGGAAGCGTCCAAGCACCCCTGA
- a CDS encoding TetR/AcrR family transcriptional regulator, producing the protein MAGTERRRQLIDVARSLFAERGYEATSIEEIAQRAGVSKPVVYEHFGGKEGLYAVVVDREMSVLLDGITSSLTSYRSRVRLEQVALALLSYIEDRTDGFRILIRDSPPGVSSGTYSSLLNDAVSQVSSILAGDFQRRGLDAEMAPLYAQALVGQVSMTAQWWLDAREPKKEVVAAHIVNLCWHGLKHLEADPQLHEE; encoded by the coding sequence ATGGCCGGCACTGAGCGCCGCCGCCAGCTGATCGATGTCGCGCGGTCGTTGTTCGCCGAACGTGGTTATGAGGCCACTTCTATCGAGGAGATCGCCCAACGAGCCGGGGTGTCCAAACCGGTCGTGTACGAACATTTCGGCGGCAAGGAGGGGCTGTACGCCGTCGTGGTGGACCGCGAGATGTCGGTGCTGCTCGACGGCATCACGTCGTCGTTGACGAGTTATCGCTCACGGGTGCGGCTGGAACAGGTGGCGTTGGCCCTGTTGAGCTACATCGAAGACCGCACCGACGGGTTCCGGATCTTGATCAGGGACTCACCGCCCGGGGTCAGCTCGGGAACGTATTCGAGTCTGCTCAACGACGCGGTCAGCCAGGTGTCGAGCATCCTGGCGGGCGATTTCCAGCGCCGTGGCCTGGACGCTGAGATGGCACCGCTCTATGCGCAGGCGCTGGTGGGCCAGGTGTCGATGACGGCCCAGTGGTGGCTCGATGCCCGGGAGCCCAAGAAGGAAGTGGTGGCGGCGCACATCGTCAACCTGTGCTGGCATGGCTTGAAGCACCTGGAAGCCGATCCGCAGCTCCATGAGGAATGA